TGCGGCGGGCGTAAAGGGTATCGCTTCTCGGTGACTAGCGGAACAATCTTCCAGGACACAAAGGTCTCCCTAAGAATTTGGTTTAAGATCGGCTATCTGATGCTGACTGCCAAGAAAGGTATCAGCTCCCTACAAGTCCGCCGTGTCATTTTCGGCGAGGATTCCGGTACGGACTGGCGGACCGCCTGGTATATCTGCCATCGCTGGCGCTGCGCCATGCGCGGAGATGCCTTTCCGCTCGAAGGCGAAGTAGAGGCCGACGAAACCTTTATCGGCGGCAAGGATGCAAACCGCCACTGGGATAAGAAAAGCGCTCAGCGTCGCAAGGCCGATCCGCGCGGGCCACTGGACGAGAAGATCGGCTACGGTAAGGTCGAAGTGCTCGGAGCCATCCAGCGTAAGGGTAACGTCGTGGCCAAGGTCGTGGGCGGCATGGATGCACCTACGCTCGCATCGTTCGTCCGCCAAACTGTCAGCGATGACGTAACCCTGCTTGCGACCGACGAAAACCCGGCATATCGCTATGTAAGCCGTAAGCTGAGCGCTCGGCATGAAGTTGTCCAGCACGGTCGCAGCGAATACGTGCGCGGGAACGTCCACACCAACAACATCGAGAACTTTTGGTCGCTTCTGAAGCGAGGGGTGGTTGGAACCTTCCATAACGTCAGCAAGGACTATCTGCCGCTCTACCTCAACGAGTTTTCCTTCCGCCACAACAACCGACAAAACCCCGACGCCTTCGGGGAGATGGTAACGACGTGCAGTCACTAGCGGGGGCCCCGTGGCCGGTCTAAAATACCGGCATGACCACAAAGCGATCCAAGCCGCCAAAGCCGATCAGCGAGAAGCAGCGGGCCGAAGACGAAAAGCTCCGGGAGAAGCTGCGCCACGCCGACCTTAAGGTCTTCGATAAGGCGTTGGAGAAAGCGATCCATAGCACCATCACAAAACGCATATCTTAGGAATCTCGGGCGCCGCGTCTGGCCATCTCCGTGATCTCCTTCAGCTCTCCTTTTTTCAGGCTTAACAACAGCATCCGATTATTTCGGTCCATGCTCTGAATTGCGCGGTCCTTCGGAACATCCGGGCCGCCCGCGCGTTCGCGCCTAAAGTGGCGCGCAGCGGCTCCGACGAGCAGATCCGCCATTTGGAGAGGGACGTCCTTGGCCTTATCGCCGAAGCCCATTTCGCCAAGAACGCCGTCGCTGTCGATCTCTTTGACAATCCTGTAGTAAATGTCCGCGGCGAAGCCTTCTGAGCCTTTTTTGGCGGTCGAACAGAAATTCAATCGGGCGTGGTAAAGCTGGCCCCGTAAAAGTGCGGCTCCACTTCACCAATCCTTCTAGGCAAAAATAACTGCAACAGTGATACATATTTCGGAATTCGGCCTGTAGCGACGGCAAAAGCTCGCTCTCATAATCCTCACGAAACACGCCATATGCGATGCCGAGAGTAGCGTGCTCGCCAATAACTGTGGTTAGCCTCTCCATAAAGCGATCACGTTCGGGTGTGGGCCAATCCCAAGGGGGCTGGCGTGCCATGAAATCGGTATAGTGAAACACCTCTAGGGAACGTTCATTCTTGTCGCGCTTAGTCGCTAAGATCCGATTCCACTCAAGCTCTGCCGCCGCCCACGCTTCGTAGGTCGCTAGCAGGC
Above is a genomic segment from Candidatus Binataceae bacterium containing:
- a CDS encoding IS1595 family transposase, giving the protein MLSFDEFDRQFPTDEACKAYIVAKRWPNGVRCPRCGHSFGNRVYALKKPFTWTCCNVECGGRKGYRFSVTSGTIFQDTKVSLRIWFKIGYLMLTAKKGISSLQVRRVIFGEDSGTDWRTAWYICHRWRCAMRGDAFPLEGEVEADETFIGGKDANRHWDKKSAQRRKADPRGPLDEKIGYGKVEVLGAIQRKGNVVAKVVGGMDAPTLASFVRQTVSDDVTLLATDENPAYRYVSRKLSARHEVVQHGRSEYVRGNVHTNNIENFWSLLKRGVVGTFHNVSKDYLPLYLNEFSFRHNNRQNPDAFGEMVTTCSH